A DNA window from Candidatus Sulfidibacterium hydrothermale contains the following coding sequences:
- a CDS encoding electron transfer flavoprotein subunit beta/FixA family protein, with the protein MHALVFVKQVPDASQVRVNYETGTLIREGVPAILNPFEAHAVEEAVRIREKFGGKVTVISMGPPQATEALKECLSMGADKAYLLSDRAFAGSDTLATSYALYEGARKIIELEGPVDLFFAGKQAIDGDTAQTGPGIATRFEIPLVTYLIKMDELNFEKKYAVATRLTEFGQETLKVPLPAFFTVEESLNELSHAPLPWLIRAAQTKIERLSSENVTLDREQCGLRHSPTKVKKAFTPEKRQRGETLTGSVVELIDKTSEILMPFLKKDL; encoded by the coding sequence ATGCATGCTTTAGTATTTGTTAAACAGGTTCCCGATGCTTCGCAGGTTCGGGTAAATTATGAGACGGGAACACTCATCAGGGAAGGGGTTCCCGCTATTTTGAACCCTTTTGAAGCTCATGCGGTGGAAGAAGCCGTAAGAATCAGGGAGAAATTTGGCGGTAAAGTAACCGTAATATCCATGGGGCCTCCTCAGGCGACCGAAGCACTGAAAGAGTGTTTGTCGATGGGGGCCGATAAAGCTTACCTGTTGTCCGACCGTGCTTTTGCCGGTTCGGATACGTTGGCGACTTCGTATGCGCTTTACGAAGGTGCCCGGAAGATTATTGAACTGGAAGGTCCTGTCGACCTTTTCTTTGCCGGAAAACAGGCCATCGACGGCGATACGGCACAAACTGGTCCGGGAATTGCCACCCGCTTTGAAATTCCGCTCGTTACTTATCTGATCAAAATGGACGAGTTGAATTTTGAAAAGAAATATGCCGTGGCTACCCGGTTGACTGAATTTGGTCAGGAAACGTTAAAAGTACCGTTGCCTGCATTTTTCACGGTGGAAGAAAGTCTGAATGAACTTTCACATGCTCCTTTGCCGTGGCTTATCCGGGCGGCACAGACAAAGATTGAAAGACTCTCCAGCGAAAACGTAACGCTCGACAGAGAACAATGCGGATTGCGACATTCGCCCACAAAGGTGAAGAAAGCGTTTACTCCCGAAAAAAGACAACGGGGCGAAACGCTGACAGGTTCTGTAGTGGAACTCATTGATAAAACTTCGGAAATTTTAATGCCGTTTTTGAAAAAGGATTTGTAA
- the trxA gene encoding thioredoxin has protein sequence MEHLTKQTFLEKVFNYEKNQEWKFEGKLPCIIDFYADWCQPCKIVAPILEELAEEFKGKIDIYKVNTEQEVELASAFGIRSIPSMLFCPADGQPQMAVGALPKETLIQAINDVLLKDQKTEKEK, from the coding sequence ATGGAACATTTAACAAAACAAACCTTCTTAGAAAAAGTATTTAATTACGAAAAAAATCAAGAATGGAAATTCGAAGGCAAACTGCCTTGTATTATTGACTTTTATGCCGATTGGTGCCAACCTTGTAAAATTGTGGCTCCTATTTTGGAAGAACTCGCCGAAGAGTTTAAAGGCAAAATTGATATTTACAAGGTAAATACCGAGCAGGAAGTAGAATTGGCTTCTGCCTTTGGTATCCGCAGCATTCCTTCGATGCTTTTTTGCCCGGCAGACGGACAACCTCAGATGGCTGTAGGCGCTCTTCCCAAAGAAACCCTGATTCAGGCCATCAACGATGTCCTGCTGAAAGATCAAAAAACAGAAAAAGAAAAGTAA
- a CDS encoding thioredoxin family protein: MKKIIPLLVLIIGIVFSGCTSIKGNQEKDSATIVKDSSNNVQVVPEHLTYATFIKKIWNFEKHPQQWVYEGDGPCVIDFYADWCGPCRRVAPIMQEMANKYKGKVTIYKVNVDKENKLASILGIQNIPAVLFIPKTGKPMMQVGSLPRDTYVQIINEQLLHIKPKAKK; the protein is encoded by the coding sequence ATGAAAAAGATTATTCCCCTACTGGTACTCATTATCGGAATTGTATTTTCCGGGTGCACCAGCATTAAAGGAAATCAGGAAAAAGACAGTGCGACAATTGTAAAAGACAGCAGTAACAATGTTCAGGTTGTTCCTGAACATTTAACCTATGCTACTTTTATTAAAAAAATCTGGAATTTTGAGAAACATCCCCAGCAATGGGTTTACGAAGGCGACGGTCCTTGTGTCATTGACTTTTACGCCGACTGGTGTGGTCCTTGTCGCCGGGTAGCTCCCATCATGCAGGAAATGGCCAATAAATACAAAGGGAAAGTCACTATTTACAAAGTAAATGTGGACAAAGAAAACAAACTGGCTTCCATATTGGGAATCCAGAATATTCCAGCCGTTCTGTTTATTCCGAAAACAGGAAAACCAATGATGCAAGTCGGGTCGCTTCCGCGCGATACCTATGTGCAAATCATCAACGAACAACTGCTTCATATTAAACCGAAAGCAAAAAAATAA
- a CDS encoding sulfatase-like hydrolase/transferase: MRKLFALIFVLGSLTTFGQQNLPFPYPKSASKAGLTLKDSEHHWRKMPHRLPKDAPNIIIFMTDDTGFGNPETFGGPIHTPTLNKLAEEGISYNMFHTTAMCSPTRAALLTGRNQHHVGYGQISEFAADWDGYIGRIPKNAATMAQILKAYGYKTAAFGKWHNTPTTDITKNGPFDQWPLGLGFDYFYGFIAGETSQWEPALWENTTPVTIKHGEHLTEAMADKAIEFIHSVKSLTPDKPFFVWFTPGAVHGPHHVAKEWADKYKGKFDMGWEELRKQTFERQKKMGIIPEDAELTPIDPTMQKWSDIPEDQRAFQTRLMEIYAGFLEHTDVQYGRIVEELEKMGIADNTLIIYINGDNGSSAEGINGSISELLAQNAMPSTIEEQIEVLNRDYGGMKALGGPKLENMYHHGWAWAGSTPFKSTKLVAEHFGGTRNPMVIVWPKKIKHDGKMRSQFTHVIDVAPTIYEILGITPPDFYNGVAQDDIDGVSFAYTFDHPEEPEKHTLQYFEVMGSRAIYKDGWIAGVFGPRNPWNPAASHFKNWDPEKDTWELYHVAEDFSQAHNVADKYPEKLKELKEYFLVQAEKNNVFPIGGGLYTVIYHPDEIKASPLKEWNLYEGMNRIPESQAPKFMSGFSTHSTIKVDVPANASGVIYAVGGVSAGFTVYMDHGYLRAEYNAMTLNRYKVKSNKKVPAGKHTLEVLFKAKDKKRLAPATMTLLIDGKKVGTAEVGRTVPAVFTASETFDVGEDLMSPVSLDYYDRAPFKFNGKIEKINIKYIE; the protein is encoded by the coding sequence ATGAGAAAGTTATTTGCTCTAATTTTTGTACTGGGTTCGTTAACGACCTTTGGACAACAAAATCTCCCTTTTCCTTATCCAAAATCGGCAAGTAAGGCCGGACTCACACTCAAAGATTCTGAACATCACTGGAGAAAAATGCCACACCGGCTTCCAAAAGATGCGCCGAATATCATTATTTTCATGACCGATGATACGGGCTTCGGTAATCCGGAAACTTTCGGCGGACCAATACATACTCCGACGCTCAACAAACTGGCTGAAGAGGGCATCAGCTACAATATGTTTCACACGACAGCCATGTGCTCCCCTACGCGCGCTGCATTACTCACCGGCCGCAATCAGCATCATGTAGGTTACGGACAAATATCCGAATTTGCTGCAGACTGGGACGGATACATTGGCCGGATTCCAAAAAATGCGGCAACCATGGCCCAGATACTGAAAGCATACGGCTATAAAACAGCTGCCTTTGGCAAATGGCATAACACGCCAACTACCGATATCACAAAAAATGGTCCGTTTGATCAATGGCCACTGGGACTGGGATTCGATTACTTTTATGGATTTATCGCAGGGGAAACATCACAATGGGAACCGGCCCTTTGGGAAAACACAACCCCCGTTACCATCAAACACGGCGAACACCTTACCGAGGCTATGGCTGACAAAGCCATTGAATTCATACACTCTGTAAAATCGCTGACCCCAGATAAACCTTTTTTTGTCTGGTTCACCCCCGGAGCAGTTCATGGTCCCCATCATGTAGCAAAAGAATGGGCTGACAAATACAAAGGCAAATTTGACATGGGCTGGGAAGAATTGCGGAAACAAACTTTTGAACGCCAGAAAAAAATGGGAATTATCCCTGAAGATGCCGAGCTTACCCCCATTGATCCTACCATGCAAAAATGGAGTGACATTCCGGAAGATCAACGCGCTTTTCAAACGCGTCTGATGGAAATATATGCCGGATTTCTTGAACATACCGATGTACAATACGGACGGATTGTCGAAGAATTGGAAAAAATGGGGATTGCCGACAACACCCTGATCATTTACATTAATGGGGATAATGGTTCATCTGCTGAAGGAATCAACGGAAGTATCTCTGAGCTGCTGGCACAAAATGCTATGCCCAGTACCATTGAAGAACAAATTGAAGTGCTGAACAGGGATTACGGCGGAATGAAAGCGCTGGGCGGCCCCAAGTTGGAAAACATGTACCATCATGGCTGGGCCTGGGCCGGCAGCACTCCGTTCAAAAGCACCAAACTTGTAGCCGAACATTTTGGCGGAACACGCAACCCCATGGTCATTGTCTGGCCGAAAAAAATAAAACACGACGGGAAAATGCGTTCCCAGTTTACTCATGTAATCGATGTTGCTCCTACAATTTATGAGATTCTCGGAATTACCCCTCCAGATTTTTACAATGGCGTTGCCCAGGATGATATTGATGGTGTATCTTTTGCTTACACTTTTGATCATCCGGAAGAACCGGAAAAACACACCTTACAGTATTTTGAAGTGATGGGCAGCCGGGCCATTTATAAAGATGGGTGGATTGCCGGTGTATTTGGACCGCGTAACCCGTGGAATCCCGCAGCAAGCCATTTCAAAAACTGGGATCCTGAAAAAGACACCTGGGAATTATATCATGTAGCCGAAGACTTCTCTCAGGCACATAATGTAGCGGATAAGTACCCCGAAAAACTGAAAGAGCTAAAAGAGTATTTCCTTGTTCAGGCTGAAAAAAACAACGTATTCCCTATCGGAGGAGGACTTTACACGGTAATTTACCATCCTGACGAAATAAAAGCCAGTCCGCTGAAAGAGTGGAACCTGTATGAAGGCATGAACCGTATTCCCGAGTCACAAGCGCCCAAGTTCATGAGCGGATTTTCTACACATTCCACCATAAAGGTAGATGTCCCGGCTAATGCAAGTGGTGTTATATATGCGGTAGGAGGCGTCTCTGCCGGTTTTACAGTTTATATGGATCACGGTTATCTGAGAGCCGAATACAACGCCATGACCCTTAATCGCTACAAAGTAAAATCAAATAAAAAAGTACCGGCAGGAAAACATACGCTTGAAGTACTATTCAAAGCGAAAGATAAAAAACGCCTTGCCCCTGCAACCATGACATTACTCATTGACGGTAAAAAAGTTGGTACTGCTGAAGTAGGCCGTACTGTTCCCGCCGTATTCACCGCTTCAGAAACTTTTGACGTAGGCGAAGACCTGATGTCTCCGGTTTCGCTTGATTATTACGACAGGGCACCATTTAAATTTAACGGCAAGATTGAAAAAATCAATATAAAATATATTGAATGA
- a CDS encoding ferredoxin family protein: MRLEDKLYLDGYKTDETGGSHLIIKDPSVCRSCALKQCLYVCPCAVYEQNENTGQIEVNYEACVECGTCRIACDNIDWRYPRGGFGIAYKFG, encoded by the coding sequence ATGAGATTAGAAGATAAATTATACCTCGACGGTTATAAGACCGATGAAACCGGTGGCTCACATCTTATTATCAAAGATCCGTCGGTATGCCGCTCGTGTGCATTGAAACAGTGTTTGTATGTTTGCCCCTGTGCGGTGTATGAACAAAATGAAAACACCGGACAGATAGAAGTAAATTACGAAGCCTGCGTCGAGTGCGGAACCTGCCGTATTGCCTGCGATAATATCGATTGGCGTTATCCGCGCGGAGGTTTTGGTATTGCTTATAAATTTGGTTGA
- a CDS encoding glycosyltransferase, with translation MALKKVLIITYYWPPSGGGGVQRWLKFVKYLRLYRWEPVVYTPVNPEMPSVDESLLKEVPENVQVVKSKIFEPYTFYKVFTGKKPQEKIQTAFLSEKKQKISVLENVAVWIRGNLFIPDARKFWIRPSVKKLTAFLKEHPVDAIVTTGPPHSMHLIGMQLHQKLGIPWLADFRDPWTNIDFYEQLKLGKRADRKHHRLEKQVLTLAPAVTVVSPGMKKDFLRVTKRTYHVIPNGFDAEDLRLDKPVVPDPSRFVLAHIGSLTKTRNAENLWKVLNELTREFPEFARKLEIRNVGKIDVDAVESIRKYGLEKYLHRVDYLPHDQVIAEQNKAAVLLLFINRTPNAKLILTGKLFEYIASKRPVICIGPPDGDAARIVTETGCGTVFDFDETEKLKKQLLLLYRSFTERTEKQECREVERYERKNLTAQMAAVLDEITTKTR, from the coding sequence GTGGCGTTAAAAAAAGTGCTGATTATTACCTACTACTGGCCGCCCAGTGGGGGCGGCGGGGTGCAAAGGTGGCTGAAATTTGTAAAATATCTTCGCCTGTATCGGTGGGAGCCGGTGGTTTATACGCCTGTCAATCCGGAAATGCCTTCTGTGGATGAGTCGTTGTTGAAAGAAGTTCCTGAAAATGTTCAGGTGGTGAAAAGTAAAATCTTTGAACCCTATACTTTTTACAAGGTTTTTACCGGGAAAAAACCACAAGAAAAAATTCAAACCGCTTTTTTGTCTGAAAAAAAACAAAAGATTTCGGTATTGGAGAATGTGGCCGTATGGATTCGTGGCAACCTGTTTATCCCGGATGCCCGGAAATTCTGGATTCGGCCTTCCGTTAAAAAGTTAACCGCTTTTTTGAAAGAACATCCGGTAGATGCCATTGTCACTACCGGTCCGCCGCATAGTATGCATTTGATTGGCATGCAGCTCCATCAAAAGCTAGGAATCCCGTGGCTGGCCGATTTCCGTGATCCGTGGACCAATATTGATTTTTACGAACAATTAAAACTTGGCAAGCGGGCCGACCGGAAACACCATCGTCTGGAAAAACAGGTGCTGACCCTGGCTCCGGCGGTTACAGTGGTAAGCCCGGGAATGAAAAAAGATTTTCTCCGGGTAACAAAACGTACGTATCATGTTATTCCCAATGGTTTTGATGCTGAAGATCTCCGGTTGGATAAGCCGGTAGTTCCTGATCCTTCTCGTTTTGTGCTGGCGCATATCGGTTCACTGACCAAGACCCGTAATGCCGAAAATCTTTGGAAAGTTCTCAATGAACTTACCCGGGAGTTTCCCGAATTTGCCCGTAAGCTGGAAATCAGAAATGTGGGGAAAATTGATGTGGATGCTGTAGAGTCCATACGAAAATACGGACTGGAAAAATATTTGCACAGAGTAGATTATCTGCCACATGATCAGGTAATTGCCGAACAGAACAAAGCGGCGGTACTTTTACTTTTTATCAATCGTACCCCCAATGCAAAATTGATCCTTACCGGTAAACTTTTTGAATACATTGCCTCTAAACGTCCGGTGATTTGTATTGGTCCGCCTGACGGAGATGCTGCCCGCATTGTTACAGAAACAGGTTGCGGGACGGTTTTTGATTTTGATGAAACCGAAAAGCTGAAAAAACAATTGCTTTTGTTATACCGGTCGTTTACAGAACGAACCGAAAAACAGGAATGCCGGGAAGTGGAACGTTACGAAAGAAAAAACCTGACCGCTCAAATGGCGGCTGTTCTCGATGAGATAACCACTAAAACCAGGTAA
- a CDS encoding DUF4834 family protein, translating to MGILKVIFILFLVWYGIKLIFKYLLPKVLLRFLRKHGFGAEPDMPAGKEGEIKIKVKHSAERRKDDGEFGEYVDFEEIKPDQNEKDEK from the coding sequence ATGGGCATACTCAAAGTTATTTTTATACTTTTTCTTGTTTGGTATGGTATAAAGTTGATATTTAAATATTTACTTCCCAAAGTACTTCTCCGTTTTTTAAGAAAGCATGGCTTTGGAGCGGAACCGGATATGCCGGCAGGCAAGGAAGGAGAGATAAAAATAAAAGTGAAACATTCTGCCGAAAGGCGAAAAGATGATGGCGAATTTGGAGAGTATGTTGATTTTGAAGAAATAAAACCGGATCAAAACGAGAAAGATGAAAAATAA
- a CDS encoding YfhO family protein, which produces MKNNWLKKAAPFLAALFIFLSITVVYFSPLFEGQKLKQHDIAMYKGMSKEIVDFRDKTGQEPLWTNSMFGGMPAWQISVIYKANLFRAVDKILRLDLPPSASYVFLYFLGFFVLLLVLRVDPWLSIVGAIAFALSSYFFIILGAGHTSKAHAIGYMAPVLAGIILTYRGKLWPGALLTAVALSLEIIAGHLQITYYLLILVVIYGVYQLIKSWQEKQMAYFVKATLVLLAAAGIAVAVNITPLWGTAQYGKYTMRGKPVLTKEKENKSSGLDRDYITAWSYGIGETWSLMIPDVKGGASGYIGFENKALDKADPNFRRIIAQQNAYWGNQPGTSGPVYVGAIIVFLFVLGMFILDDKLKWALFAATVIAILFSWGKNFMGLTNLLIDYLPGYNKFRAVSMILVIAELTIPLLAILTLNRIIKEPGLLLKRKKAFLISLGLTAGLGILFYLFPDTFFTFFSKYETQQFARLKLDNNPAQVTLFINSLKDVRIAIFRADVLRSMVYILLGAAALYLFALGKLKKGWFLMILGVLILADLAGVDHRYLNDNNFEPARKAEKPFQPTVADRYVFRDKTPDFRVLDLTKNVFNDASTSYFHFSIGGYHGAKLQRYQDLIDEYLMAEITDLRHVFASKPTPDRVEAALQREQVLNMLNTKYIIYNPKVEPILNTYAFGNAWPVQSVKMVKNADEAIAALGKTDLHSEVVVVKQFAGLLQQKQFPLDASAQIKLVSYAPNHLVYDFQSKAPQLVVFSEIYYPKGWKAFIDGKESPYFRADYLLRAMVVPAGHHQIVFTFSPKAWKVGETISLIASLVLLLLLAVYLFYTAKKVWGKPKK; this is translated from the coding sequence ATGAAAAATAATTGGCTGAAAAAAGCGGCTCCTTTTCTGGCTGCGCTGTTTATATTCCTTTCGATCACGGTGGTGTATTTTTCTCCGCTGTTCGAAGGACAAAAACTGAAACAACATGATATTGCCATGTATAAAGGCATGTCGAAAGAGATTGTTGATTTTAGGGACAAAACCGGTCAGGAGCCGCTGTGGACCAACTCTATGTTTGGCGGGATGCCGGCCTGGCAAATTTCAGTGATATATAAAGCCAATCTTTTCCGTGCTGTCGATAAAATTTTACGGCTCGATTTACCTCCTTCGGCCAGTTATGTATTCCTTTATTTTTTGGGATTCTTTGTTCTTTTGCTTGTTCTGCGGGTTGACCCGTGGCTGAGTATCGTGGGGGCGATTGCATTTGCCCTTTCTTCGTACTTTTTTATTATTCTTGGTGCGGGACATACTTCCAAAGCCCATGCTATTGGCTATATGGCGCCGGTACTGGCCGGAATTATCCTGACCTATCGAGGAAAGTTGTGGCCGGGAGCGTTGCTTACGGCGGTGGCTCTCTCCCTTGAGATTATTGCCGGCCATTTGCAGATTACCTATTATTTGTTGATTCTGGTTGTAATTTACGGTGTTTATCAGCTGATTAAATCGTGGCAGGAAAAACAGATGGCTTATTTTGTAAAAGCCACGTTGGTTCTGTTGGCAGCGGCGGGTATTGCGGTAGCGGTAAACATTACGCCTCTTTGGGGGACAGCGCAATATGGAAAATATACCATGCGTGGTAAACCGGTGTTAACCAAAGAAAAAGAAAATAAGTCCAGCGGACTCGACCGGGATTATATTACGGCCTGGAGTTATGGTATCGGGGAAACCTGGTCGTTGATGATTCCGGATGTAAAGGGCGGTGCCTCCGGATACATCGGTTTTGAAAACAAGGCGCTGGACAAAGCAGATCCGAATTTTCGCCGGATAATTGCCCAGCAAAATGCTTATTGGGGTAATCAGCCCGGAACTTCCGGTCCCGTTTATGTTGGAGCGATCATTGTCTTCCTTTTTGTTTTGGGAATGTTTATTCTGGACGACAAACTAAAATGGGCTCTTTTTGCGGCAACGGTAATCGCGATTCTTTTTTCGTGGGGAAAAAACTTTATGGGGCTCACCAATTTGCTAATTGATTATTTGCCCGGATACAACAAGTTCCGGGCGGTATCCATGATTCTGGTTATTGCCGAGCTGACGATCCCGTTACTTGCTATTCTTACCCTGAACCGGATCATAAAAGAACCCGGATTGTTGTTGAAAAGAAAAAAAGCCTTTTTAATTTCATTAGGACTGACAGCGGGTTTGGGCATCCTGTTTTATTTGTTCCCGGATACATTTTTTACCTTTTTCAGTAAATATGAAACGCAGCAGTTTGCCCGGTTGAAACTGGATAATAATCCGGCGCAGGTAACTTTGTTTATCAATAGCCTGAAAGATGTACGCATCGCTATTTTCCGGGCAGATGTATTGCGTAGCATGGTTTACATCTTACTTGGTGCTGCAGCACTTTATCTTTTTGCTCTTGGAAAATTGAAAAAAGGGTGGTTTTTGATGATCCTTGGGGTGCTTATCCTTGCTGATCTGGCCGGGGTTGATCACCGCTATTTGAATGACAATAATTTTGAACCGGCCCGGAAAGCAGAAAAACCGTTCCAGCCAACGGTAGCCGATCGTTATGTTTTCCGTGATAAAACACCCGATTTCCGGGTGCTTGATTTGACAAAAAATGTTTTTAACGATGCCAGCACTTCCTATTTCCATTTTTCCATTGGCGGTTATCATGGAGCTAAACTACAACGTTATCAGGATCTTATTGATGAGTATCTGATGGCGGAGATTACCGACTTACGTCATGTATTTGCATCAAAACCGACTCCTGATCGGGTTGAAGCGGCTTTGCAAAGAGAGCAGGTTCTCAATATGCTTAATACAAAATACATTATTTACAATCCGAAGGTTGAACCCATATTGAACACTTATGCTTTTGGGAATGCATGGCCGGTGCAATCGGTGAAAATGGTGAAAAATGCCGATGAAGCGATTGCTGCTTTAGGAAAAACAGATTTGCATTCGGAAGTGGTGGTGGTAAAACAGTTTGCCGGATTACTGCAACAAAAACAATTCCCCTTGGATGCTTCGGCGCAGATCAAGCTGGTTTCGTATGCTCCTAACCACCTTGTTTATGATTTTCAGTCGAAAGCTCCGCAGCTGGTGGTATTTTCTGAGATTTATTATCCCAAAGGGTGGAAAGCCTTTATCGACGGGAAAGAATCACCTTATTTCAGAGCTGATTATTTGTTGCGGGCGATGGTGGTACCTGCTGGTCATCATCAAATTGTATTTACTTTTTCGCCCAAAGCCTGGAAAGTGGGAGAGACGATTTCTTTAATAGCTTCTCTTGTTTTACTGCTTCTTTTGGCTGTTTATTTGTTTTATACGGCCAAAAAAGTTTGGGGAAAACCTAAAAAATAG
- a CDS encoding FAD-dependent oxidoreductase, producing MSEKLKYDVVVVGAGPAGLSAAIVLARAGVRVIVIERGRFPGAKNVMGGVFYSDCMKGVVDNFPEGAPVERHIIEQRIWMLDDGASVGFSHKNDRFNQEPYNCFTVFRAKFDRWLAGEAEKAGALIINNTVVKEPLMADGKVVGVRTDRPQGDVYADCVIVADGVNSLFSKSLGLRKKIVPAHVALAVKEVIGLDEKVINDRFNVRDGEGVTIEMTGSYFNGETMAFLYTNKKSLSLGVGMILSDMIENKVNPNDLIEHLKKHPSVAPLIEGGETKEYLAHLIPEGGYKALPKLVFDGGMIAGDAAMMVDSIHREGSNLAVTSGKLAAETYLEAAKKGDFSEKTLSLYVKKLEDSFVLKDLKKYKRAPELLHTNKALLQKYPKLLNNAAFEMLKVDGVPKKDKEKLIWKSVKKEIGIGHLVKDLFKLWRDLG from the coding sequence ATGAGTGAAAAATTAAAATATGATGTTGTAGTGGTGGGAGCAGGACCTGCCGGTCTTTCTGCCGCTATTGTGCTTGCCAGGGCAGGGGTTCGTGTCATTGTGATTGAACGCGGCCGTTTTCCCGGAGCCAAAAATGTAATGGGTGGCGTTTTTTACAGCGATTGTATGAAAGGTGTTGTGGATAATTTTCCGGAAGGCGCCCCTGTTGAACGGCATATTATCGAACAGCGTATCTGGATGCTTGACGATGGAGCCTCGGTGGGATTCAGCCACAAAAACGACCGGTTTAATCAGGAGCCGTATAACTGCTTTACCGTTTTCAGAGCAAAATTCGACCGCTGGCTGGCCGGCGAAGCCGAAAAAGCCGGTGCGCTTATCATTAACAATACGGTGGTGAAAGAGCCGCTGATGGCCGACGGCAAAGTTGTCGGCGTGAGAACCGACCGGCCGCAGGGAGATGTTTATGCCGATTGTGTGATTGTTGCCGACGGGGTTAACTCGTTATTCTCTAAATCGCTTGGACTTAGAAAGAAAATTGTGCCTGCTCATGTGGCGCTTGCCGTGAAGGAAGTAATTGGTCTGGACGAGAAAGTGATTAACGACCGTTTTAATGTCCGTGACGGCGAAGGGGTAACCATTGAAATGACCGGTAGTTATTTCAATGGCGAAACCATGGCTTTTCTTTATACCAATAAAAAATCGTTGTCGCTCGGAGTGGGGATGATTCTGAGTGATATGATTGAAAATAAAGTGAATCCCAACGATTTGATCGAACACCTGAAAAAACATCCGTCGGTAGCGCCACTTATCGAGGGGGGCGAAACCAAGGAATATCTGGCGCATTTGATTCCCGAAGGCGGATACAAAGCCCTGCCCAAGCTGGTTTTTGACGGAGGAATGATTGCCGGTGATGCGGCCATGATGGTGGATTCAATTCACCGGGAAGGTTCGAACCTGGCTGTCACATCCGGGAAACTGGCTGCCGAAACTTATCTGGAAGCAGCCAAAAAAGGTGATTTCTCTGAAAAAACCCTGTCGTTGTACGTGAAAAAACTTGAAGACAGTTTTGTGCTGAAAGACCTGAAAAAATATAAAAGAGCTCCCGAACTGCTTCATACCAATAAAGCGCTTTTGCAGAAATATCCCAAGTTGTTGAATAATGCTGCTTTTGAAATGCTGAAAGTAGATGGCGTTCCTAAAAAGGATAAAGAAAAACTGATCTGGAAAAGTGTGAAAAAGGAAATTGGCATTGGCCATTTGGTGAAAGACCTGTTTAAATTATGGAGGGATTTAGGATGA
- a CDS encoding electron transfer flavoprotein subunit alpha/FixB family protein — protein MENKKDTSGRETEKAQYKDVWVFVEQTDGVAQPVSFELLTKARELAGKIGCEVAAVSIGKSVSHLADEVFKYGADKFYVIENDVFESYRTEPFRDALSDLVRKYKPEIFLIGATTQGRDLSGTVATELKTGLTADTTKQEIDPETGLLLMTRPTFGGSLMATIICPDHRPQMSTVRPGVFKAEPLDKPKQGKIIREETKITEEQVVKKILQKVVSSDNVVNLGFYDVIVAGGKGMGNKDNFEMLIELADLLGGTWAGSRKAVELGFVPQTRQVGQTGQTVHPKLYIACGISGAIQHLVGMQTSDTIISINIDENAPIFDVSTYCIVEDALKFVPRLIAELRTKTKTVKK, from the coding sequence ATGGAAAATAAAAAAGATACATCCGGCCGGGAAACGGAAAAAGCACAGTATAAGGATGTGTGGGTTTTTGTGGAACAAACCGACGGTGTGGCACAGCCGGTATCGTTTGAGCTTTTGACCAAAGCCCGTGAGCTGGCCGGAAAAATTGGCTGCGAAGTAGCCGCTGTTTCTATCGGAAAATCGGTTTCTCACCTTGCTGATGAGGTTTTTAAATATGGTGCCGATAAATTTTATGTCATTGAAAATGATGTGTTTGAAAGTTACCGGACTGAACCTTTCCGGGATGCTCTCTCTGACCTGGTGCGAAAATACAAGCCCGAAATTTTTCTTATCGGAGCGACTACCCAGGGACGTGACCTTTCGGGTACGGTGGCTACAGAATTAAAAACCGGGCTGACAGCCGACACCACCAAACAGGAAATTGACCCTGAAACCGGCTTGCTGCTGATGACCCGGCCTACTTTTGGCGGAAGCCTGATGGCAACCATTATTTGTCCTGACCATCGTCCGCAAATGTCCACTGTCAGACCGGGGGTTTTTAAAGCCGAACCGCTTGACAAACCCAAGCAGGGAAAAATCATTAGAGAAGAAACGAAAATTACGGAAGAACAGGTGGTTAAAAAGATTCTGCAAAAAGTAGTTTCTTCCGATAATGTGGTGAACCTGGGCTTTTACGATGTGATTGTGGCCGGTGGAAAAGGAATGGGTAATAAAGATAATTTTGAAATGCTCATCGAACTGGCTGATTTGCTCGGCGGTACCTGGGCCGGCTCGCGTAAGGCGGTTGAACTGGGGTTCGTGCCACAAACCCGGCAGGTTGGACAAACCGGACAAACCGTACATCCCAAACTGTATATCGCCTGTGGTATTTCGGGGGCTATCCAGCATCTTGTCGGGATGCAGACTTCCGATACCATTATTTCCATCAACATTGATGAAAATGCTCCCATATTTGACGTTTCGACCTATTGCATTGTGGAAGATGCGTTAAAATTTGTTCCAAGACTGATTGCTGAATTAAGAACAAAAACCAAGACCGTAAAAAAATGA